Sequence from the Bacillus thuringiensis genome:
TAAAATTTCTGATGTAACGAGAGCAGCAATGTTTTTTTCTGAATTACTACCAGGAATAACGACAGAAACGGCAATTTGTGGATCTTCGGTAGGAGCATATGCAATGAAAAGAGAATGGTTTATCATCCTTTCTTGCTCATTCGGAGCACCTGTTATGCCTGTTTTACCTGCGACATGAAAGGGTAATTTTTTAATTTCCTCTATATTTTGGCTCATCCCACCTTGCACGACACTCCAAAATTTCACCGGGTAACGATTTGAACTTTCTAAAATTGGTTTAAACTTTTTTGTTTCCTTACCATTTTGATCAATAATAGCACTTACGATTTGAGGTTTATATTTATCACCTTTACTTGCTAAAGTTGCTGCATATTGAGAAAGTTGAAGAGGAGTGTGTACTTCATTTCCTCCCCAAGAGGCATTTAATAAGGCGGAGATACCATTTTCAAACTTGTTTGTTGGATGAAATTCATATTGTCCGTCTTCTTCAAAAGGTAAATCAATCCCAGTTTTAGAACGAAGGCCGAATTGCTTTAAATACTCTGTCCATATATGTGCAACTTTTTCTATATTCCCATTATTTTGGTTGAATAAGGGTAGAGCTACTTTTGCTGTCATAAATGTGTTAGATGAATTAATGATAGCCTGCCTCGGTGTAATCTCACCTGTTGGCGTTCCAGGTGCATTCGTAATGTTATTTTGATTATCATATTGAAAAGTACCTTTATCTAAATAAGTATCTTCAGGTTGAAAAAGCTTTTCGTTTAATCCAATTAAAATAGTAAGTGGCTTTATAGTTGAGGCCATATTTACATAAGATTCACCATACTTTAATTTTTGAATTGCTTTATTTTGCGAAAGTGATTTGATGTTTTCTTTTTTAGATGATACTTGTTCATATAATGTATTTGGATTAAACACTGCTGAGTTGGCCATAGTTAAAATTGCGCCAGTTTTCACATCGGTTACCACAACATAACCAGTATTAACATCAGTTATTTTCTTGATTTGAGATCTTAATGCTTCCTCTGTTTTTTGCTGCAACTTAGAGTCTAAAGCTAGCCGGACATCTTTTCCTTTTTGTACTTTTTGCATGTTCCATAAGAACCTTTTATTATTTATTTTAAAAATAAGTGTTTTACCCGGTTTTCCTCTTAAATCATTTTCATATTGCAGTTCAATCCCATTTTTTCCAATAGCCAAATGCTTTGAATTAAGGTCATTTTCTACATACCCAATTACCTGTGAACCAATTTCACATTTAGGATAATATCGAATCACTTCATCTTTGATTATTACATTATTGGGTTTGTTTTTGTTTATGAATGCAAGTTCATTCTCAGTTATGTCAGAGTATAACGGTATATCATTCATAGTCTGCTTTTTACAAGATTGTTGTAATTGAGATTTTATGTCCTCTGTAGAAATGTCATGTTGAAACTCGCTTGAAAATTGATTGAGAAAAGCTAATGTGTTTGCTGTATCTTGTTTCGATAGCTTCTCATCATTAAAAGTGCAATATAAAGACTTAACTTTCTTATTTGTAGCTAGTATTACACCATTTCGATCAAGTATTTGTCCTCTTTCGGCCGAAGAAGTTTCGATAGTAATTGAAAAGAAATGGCTTTTTAACAAAATTATTAATATCAAACCTACAATAGAAAGAATCGCTATAAATCTCCATCTTTTTATTTTTGTATGTAACATAAAACCCTCCCTTTTTAGCTTATTTCATCTTATAGTTAATTATTTTTTTTGTAAATGTGGAACAACTTTATTATTTAGGTTGTCTATTAAGTATTACAGCATGAAGAAAGGAATAATCAGTATGAAAAGTTTTTAGCAAATCTATGTGTAAGTTTTATATGGGCCAGTATATAGTTTAGCATTTCTAATGCTAGCGACAAAAAATAGAGAGAAAACAGGAAAGGAGAGTTATGAATTACGTAACTAAACGAAAAGGGATGGGTGCTAACAAGGATTTAGCAAAAAAGTCGAAACGATATTTATAATCGGTCATCGGTATGTAACATATAAGGAATTAAATGGAGGATTTATGGAAAAACAAAAAGGAAAGAACAAGACGTATATATCTATACGATTAAATATAATGTTCCTTTGCATATTTTTATTATTTTCAGCTATTATTATGCAGCTAGGAAAAGTGCAAATCGTAGAGGGAGAGGCATATAAGAATCAAGTAGAAAGTAGTCAAAATGCAACAACTAGCATTCCAGTTCCACGTGGACAAATACTAGATCGAGAAGGGAAAACAGTTGTTAATAATAAATCCCTTCGTACGATTACGTATACAAGGGTAAAGGGAATTACTAGTGAAGCTATTTTAAAAACAGCAAAAGACTTGGCAAAAGTACTTGAAATGCCTGAACAAGAAATAAATAAATTAACAGATATCGATAAAAAAGATTTTTGGATGCAGTTGAATACGAAACGTGCGGAGACAATGATTACGAAAAAAGATATAGAAAAGTTTAAAGAAAAGGGAGTAGAGGGAAAAGAGTTAGATAAAAAAATAGAAGACTTAAGACGAAGTCGCGTTACAGAAGTAGAATTGGCAGAATTAACAGCACAAGATTTAAAGGTGTTAGCTATTAAAAGTAAAATGAGCGCAGGTTATCAACTGACACCACAAATTATAAAAAAAGATGTAACAGATCAAGAGTATGCACGAATCAGTGAAAATCTTGCGGAGTTTCCTGGGGTAGATGCAACGGTTGATTGGGAGCGCAATTATGTAAATGGTGATTTATTTCGTTCCGTGTTAGGTAATATTACGAGTAGCGAAGAAGGTCTGCCAAAAGAAAATTTAGATTCTTATTTAGTACGCGGATATAACCGTAATGATCGTGTAGGGAAAAGTTATATTGAACAACGATATGAAGATGTGCTACACGGCACAAAAGCAGAAGTGAAAAACATTGCAGATAAATCAGGAAATATTATAAACACAGAAATAATTTCTAAAGGAAAAAGTGGTAATAGTTTAACATTAACGATTGATATGGAATTACAAAAGAAAGTGGAAGAAAGTTTAGAGAAAAATTTGAGAGCTTTTAAGAGTTCAGAGCCACTATTGGACCGAGCTTTTGTTGTTATGACGAATCCGAATAACGGACAGATTTTATCTATGGCAGGCAAAAGGATAGTAGAAAAAGAAGGGAAAATGGAAATCGAGGATTTGGCATTAGGTAATATGACGACGTCGTATGAACTAGGGTCAGCTGTAAAAGGTGCAACTTTATTAACTGGATATGAGACTGGGGCAATACAACCAGGAGATCAATTTTATGATGCACCGATGAAATTTAAAGGCACACAAGCTAAGAAATCGTGGAATGTATCCGGATTTGGTAATATTAATGATTTACGAGCGCTACAAGTATCTTCGAATGTATACATGTTCCAGACAGCTTTAAAAATTGCGGGCGTTAATTACGTACCAAATGGTTCATTGGATATAAAACAAGAAGCATTTGATACGATGCGCTATTATTTTAAACAATTTGGATTAGGCGTGCCAACAGGAATTGATTTACCGAATGAAATAATTGGCCAAACTAGAAAAGTAGATAGTCAGCCTGGGTTTTTACTAGATTTTTCTATCGGTCAGTATGATACGTATACGCCGTTGCAATTAGCACAATATATTTCAACGATTGCTAATGGAGGTTATAGAATGCAACCTCAAATTGTACAAGAAATACGAGAGCAATCAATAAAAGAAGAGGTTGGCAAAGTTATTCGTTCTATAGAGCCTGTCGTATTAAATCGAATTGATATGAAGACAGAACATATTAATCGAATAAAAGAAGGCTTTAGGTGGGTATTCCAAGAAGGTGATGGAACTGGTGTGAAGTATTTCAAAAATGCTCCATACAAGCCAGCAGGGAAGACAGGGACAGCTCAAACTGTATATGGTGGAGATGATCCAATTGGTAGAAATGCGAAAGGAGAACGTATGGAATGTTACAACTTAACGTTAGTTGGATATGCTCCATATGATAATCCAGAAGTAGCCTTTTCTGTAGTAGTTCCGTGGCTTCATAACGATAAAAGTGGAATTAATTCTATAATTGGAAAAGAAGTTTTAGATGTATATTTTGATTTAAAAAAGCAACGTATACATGGTGAGGGTGCTAGTACAGATAGTCCTAATTAAAATTAGTGAAATTTGATTACTTTTCTCAGGGGAAGAGACCCTATTTTATATAAAGCATTTATAAGTAAAAAGATGAGGTGTGAAATAAGGGGTAGCGTCGATCATAGTTGCTACTCTTTATTTTGTTAATAACACCGATATTAGTTATAAAGTTTTTTAAGATAATGGAACAAATTTATTTCGGTGATTGTCTATTATATGTAAGTAAAAAAAGTGTTAAGAACTTGAAAGGAATGATGATTTTGAAAAACAAGAGGATGCTAAAAATAGGAATATGCGTTGGTATATTAGGTTTAAGTCTTGCAAGCCTAGAAGCTTTTACAGGAGGATCACTGCAAGTTGAAGCGAAAGAAAAGAAAGGACAAATAAAACATAAAAATCAGGCGACGCACAAAGAGTTCTCTCAACTTGAGAAAAAATTTGATGCTCGATTAGGTGTATATGCGATTGATACTGGTACCAATCAAACAATTTCTTATCGACCTAACGAAAGATTTGCCTTTGCATCAACTTACAAGGCGTTAGCGGCAGGAGTATTGCTGCAACAATACTCTACTGAGAAATTAAATGACGTTATTACTTACACGAAAGAAGACTTAGTGGATTATTCACCTGTTACAGAGAAACATGTAGATACTGGAATGACAATAGGACAAATTGCGGAGGCTGCTGTTCGTTACAGTGATAATACTGCAGGGAACATTTTATTTCATCAAATAGGCGGACCGAAAGGATATGAAAACGCGCTTAGACAGATGGGTGATCGGGTTACTATGTCTGATCGCTTTGAAACAGAGTTAAACGAGGCTATTCCAGGAGACATTCGTGACACTAGTACAGCGAAAACAATTGCTACGAATCTTAAAGCTTTTACGGTCGGAAATGCACTTCCAGCTGAAAAACGTAAAATTCTTACAGAGTGGATGAAAGGAAATGCTACAGGAGACAAACTTATTCGTGCAGGCGTGCCAACTGACTGGGTAGTTGCAGATAAATCAGGTGCAGGAAGTTACGGGACACGAAATGATATTGCGATCGTTTGGCCACCAAATAGAGCACCCATTATCATCGCAATTTTATCTAGTAAAGATGAAAAAGGGGCTACCTATGATAATCAACTCATTGCAGAGGCGGCTGAAGTTGTCGTTAATGCTTTTTAGTGATAATCTCTCAATTCTCTATGTAATGTAATTGAAAATATGAACTTGGAAAGCGATTCTTTTTAATGTGAAAAGAATCGCTTTTTTGTATTCCTAATACATTTATAATCCAGGTAACAAAAGAATTAAATATATTATATGTAGTATTACCAATAGCTATACTGGTTAAGATTCCTATGAAGGCGCTTTATCAGTAAGAGAAATATGTAATTATACATATTTCTTTTTTATAATGTTTTTATATGCAAAATCCTTTACATATGCATTATTGATTATATTCAAAATGTCACAGGCCTTGATATGTCTGTAAAAACGTATCAAAATTTTACTTTAAGACACACCGTATATAAATTTTTGATTGGGCAAATTCCTCTTTTTTAGGAAGAGTAAAAACACCTACTATAAAAATTTTCACAACAGAGCCAGATAACGTGATAAAGTAATTATTGCTGTGCATGTAAATATCAAAAAAAGCCTTACAAAATGATGTGGTAATAGTTTAGCTTATACGATTTTAGGAAATTAATAGCATTTTATGACGTTATTATTAACCTAGTTTTCAAGAAATAGAGGTGAATGTAGGATGACTAAACCTTTTAAAAAAAATAGTCGTTATATGGTAGGGTTGGACAGTCTAAGGGGTCTAGCTATACTAGGTGTTATTTTGTATCATATTAATTTTAATTGGATGCCTGGAGGGTTTTTAGGAGTTACAGTATTTTTTGTACTTTCAGGTTATTTAATTACAGATATTCTAGCCATGGAGTGGAAGAGAAATAAGAGAATTGATTTGAAAAAATTCTGGCTTAGTAGGGCAAGAAGATTGCTTCCAGGAATGCTTGTTATGCTCGTTATAACATTGGCATGGATTACGATTTTTCATAGCTCTTTACTTGAAAAGATGCGTGGAGATTCATTAGCAGCATTATTTTATGTTAGTAACTGGTGGTATATTTATCATAAATTATCGTACTTTGATAATTTTAACCAGATTTCGCCATTAAATCATTTTTGGTCGTTAGCAGTCGAGGAACAATTCTATGTTGTCTGGCCGTTTATTATTAGTTTAGGACTTTACTACATAAAAAAACAATCCCGTATGATTTTATTGATTTGTCTAGGAGCATTTGCTTCAGCTTTAGCAATGGCAATTTTGTATGAACCTGGAGTTGATCCGAGCAGAATATATTATGGTACAGATACGAGGGCCTTTTCATTACTTATCGGAGCGGTACTTGCCTTAGTTTGGCCAAGCAATAGGCTTGCTAATAAAATTATCCCGAAGGCGCGTTTCATTCTTGATGTAGTGGGTGGCATTGCTCTTATTATTATTTTGGTTATGTTTTGGAAGACCAATCAATATGATCCATTTCTATACAAGGGAGGAATGGTTCTCTTATCAATTGCAACAGCATTGTTAGTGGCAAATCTAGCTCATCCAGCTAGTCGCATTGCTCAATTTTTACGATTTAGACCTTTACGTTGGATAGGGGTAAGATCGTATGGCATATACCTCTGGCATTATCCAATTCTGACATTAACGACTCCAAAAGTAAATGCAGGGGATTTTTCAATAATAAGAGCAATCCTTCAATTTCTTCTGATAATATTGATTGCGCAAATTTCATGGAAGTTTATCGAAAAACCAATCCGACAAGGTGCGCTCCGGAACATTCAGTTTAAGAACTTAAGACTTCAAAATGTCACTTTAGGTGTTAAGTTAGCTTTAGTTTGTTCATTATTCTTTACGTCAATAGCAGTTTTAGGCTTATTAAATGCTAGTAAGGCTAAGGGGAATTATCAACAAGATAAGGTAGAAGCAGTACAAACACAACCGGCGCCACATCCAGTTGCTGTTTGGGAAAAACCAAATCAAGAAACGCCTCTAAATCAAGGGGAATCAAAAGAAGCAAATTCTGCACACCCTAAAAATCCACTCACAGTTACTGCGATAGGCGATTCCGTTATGATTGATATTACTCCATATTTAAAAAATACTTTTCCTGATATCAGGATTGATGCGCAAATTGGCCGTCAGCTGTCAAAAGCGATTTCAGTAGTTGAACAGTTAAAAAATGAAGGGAATTTAGGAAACTATGTCATTATCGGATTAGGTACAAATGGAGCCTTTACTACTGAACAACTTGTTTCATTAATAAAATTAATTGGAAACGAACGTAAAATAATATTTATTAATACGAGAGTGCCACGTCCGTGGGAATCAATTGTGAACGAGAGACTGAAAGTAACAGTAACTAAATATCCTAATGTAACTCTAGTTGATTGGTATGCAGCAAGTGCTGGAAAGAAAGACTACTTTGCACCTGATGGTGTGCATTTAACCAATGTAGGTGCAGAAGCATACGCAGTCCTTGTGGCTAAAGCGGTTAATCAATAATTAATTATATTTGATCAAATTCTTTTGCACAGTTAGCTGAAATAAAAAAGATCTATGTTTGAAGAAATAAACTTTTGGCATTTAGCAATAATTCCTGTAATTCATAATACAATGACAAGCGAAGTTTGGTTGAAGACTTCGCTTTTTTGTACGGGACATGAATGGTGTCGATACCTTTTACTATACATATGGCATAACAAAAATGTTGAATTTCTGTGGTTTTAACAAAATGGTTGTCATTTTATATGTTAATAATCCTGTTCTGTAGGGCTCTTTAACGGGCTACTTATATTTTTCTTACAAGATAATGTATTAGTTCA
This genomic interval carries:
- a CDS encoding peptidoglycan D,D-transpeptidase FtsI family protein translates to MLHTKIKRWRFIAILSIVGLILIILLKSHFFSITIETSSAERGQILDRNGVILATNKKVKSLYCTFNDEKLSKQDTANTLAFLNQFSSEFQHDISTEDIKSQLQQSCKKQTMNDIPLYSDITENELAFINKNKPNNVIIKDEVIRYYPKCEIGSQVIGYVENDLNSKHLAIGKNGIELQYENDLRGKPGKTLIFKINNKRFLWNMQKVQKGKDVRLALDSKLQQKTEEALRSQIKKITDVNTGYVVVTDVKTGAILTMANSAVFNPNTLYEQVSSKKENIKSLSQNKAIQKLKYGESYVNMASTIKPLTILIGLNEKLFQPEDTYLDKGTFQYDNQNNITNAPGTPTGEITPRQAIINSSNTFMTAKVALPLFNQNNGNIEKVAHIWTEYLKQFGLRSKTGIDLPFEEDGQYEFHPTNKFENGISALLNASWGGNEVHTPLQLSQYAATLASKGDKYKPQIVSAIIDQNGKETKKFKPILESSNRYPVKFWSVVQGGMSQNIEEIKKLPFHVAGKTGITGAPNEQERMINHSLFIAYAPTEDPQIAVSVVIPGSNSEKNIAALVTSEILEYWNTLQ
- a CDS encoding peptidoglycan D,D-transpeptidase FtsI family protein; this translates as MEKQKGKNKTYISIRLNIMFLCIFLLFSAIIMQLGKVQIVEGEAYKNQVESSQNATTSIPVPRGQILDREGKTVVNNKSLRTITYTRVKGITSEAILKTAKDLAKVLEMPEQEINKLTDIDKKDFWMQLNTKRAETMITKKDIEKFKEKGVEGKELDKKIEDLRRSRVTEVELAELTAQDLKVLAIKSKMSAGYQLTPQIIKKDVTDQEYARISENLAEFPGVDATVDWERNYVNGDLFRSVLGNITSSEEGLPKENLDSYLVRGYNRNDRVGKSYIEQRYEDVLHGTKAEVKNIADKSGNIINTEIISKGKSGNSLTLTIDMELQKKVEESLEKNLRAFKSSEPLLDRAFVVMTNPNNGQILSMAGKRIVEKEGKMEIEDLALGNMTTSYELGSAVKGATLLTGYETGAIQPGDQFYDAPMKFKGTQAKKSWNVSGFGNINDLRALQVSSNVYMFQTALKIAGVNYVPNGSLDIKQEAFDTMRYYFKQFGLGVPTGIDLPNEIIGQTRKVDSQPGFLLDFSIGQYDTYTPLQLAQYISTIANGGYRMQPQIVQEIREQSIKEEVGKVIRSIEPVVLNRIDMKTEHINRIKEGFRWVFQEGDGTGVKYFKNAPYKPAGKTGTAQTVYGGDDPIGRNAKGERMECYNLTLVGYAPYDNPEVAFSVVVPWLHNDKSGINSIIGKEVLDVYFDLKKQRIHGEGASTDSPN
- the bla gene encoding class A beta-lactamase Bla1; the encoded protein is MMILKNKRMLKIGICVGILGLSLASLEAFTGGSLQVEAKEKKGQIKHKNQATHKEFSQLEKKFDARLGVYAIDTGTNQTISYRPNERFAFASTYKALAAGVLLQQYSTEKLNDVITYTKEDLVDYSPVTEKHVDTGMTIGQIAEAAVRYSDNTAGNILFHQIGGPKGYENALRQMGDRVTMSDRFETELNEAIPGDIRDTSTAKTIATNLKAFTVGNALPAEKRKILTEWMKGNATGDKLIRAGVPTDWVVADKSGAGSYGTRNDIAIVWPPNRAPIIIAILSSKDEKGATYDNQLIAEAAEVVVNAF
- a CDS encoding acyltransferase family protein; amino-acid sequence: MTKPFKKNSRYMVGLDSLRGLAILGVILYHINFNWMPGGFLGVTVFFVLSGYLITDILAMEWKRNKRIDLKKFWLSRARRLLPGMLVMLVITLAWITIFHSSLLEKMRGDSLAALFYVSNWWYIYHKLSYFDNFNQISPLNHFWSLAVEEQFYVVWPFIISLGLYYIKKQSRMILLICLGAFASALAMAILYEPGVDPSRIYYGTDTRAFSLLIGAVLALVWPSNRLANKIIPKARFILDVVGGIALIIILVMFWKTNQYDPFLYKGGMVLLSIATALLVANLAHPASRIAQFLRFRPLRWIGVRSYGIYLWHYPILTLTTPKVNAGDFSIIRAILQFLLIILIAQISWKFIEKPIRQGALRNIQFKNLRLQNVTLGVKLALVCSLFFTSIAVLGLLNASKAKGNYQQDKVEAVQTQPAPHPVAVWEKPNQETPLNQGESKEANSAHPKNPLTVTAIGDSVMIDITPYLKNTFPDIRIDAQIGRQLSKAISVVEQLKNEGNLGNYVIIGLGTNGAFTTEQLVSLIKLIGNERKIIFINTRVPRPWESIVNERLKVTVTKYPNVTLVDWYAASAGKKDYFAPDGVHLTNVGAEAYAVLVAKAVNQ